Below is a window of Malania oleifera isolate guangnan ecotype guangnan chromosome 1, ASM2987363v1, whole genome shotgun sequence DNA.
ttttactttttcattttaaaattaaaaataatttttaaagccTTGTTTTTAGAATTTCTCAAAAACTACTTGATATATGAACTTGGAATTAAATGAGTTTAGAAAGACTTTGTACATAATTATTTACAGCATTGTTTTGTTGGACCTAAACACATACTTATGTAAGGCTAAAGAGGGTCAAAAAGCTCGTCTAAATTGAAATTCCGGGTGACAAAAAATAATTTATCGAACTTTATTCATAGCCACACTTTTTCATGCATTCTATTTACAAAACACATTTACAACCACAAGGTTgtgaatgaaataaaataaagtcTGTAGCTCAATCATCGCAATAAAATTCTCGAGAATTCAAAAATGAGTggagctaaaaaaaaaaatatgacttGCAAGTTGCAAAGTGTGCAAAACAATGTGGCTACAGgtgtttaattttaaaacttgagaAAAATCTCATCAAAACCAAAATGTAATACAGCTTCCATTTCTCTCCAGAGAGGAATAGATAACCCATGAAATAGCACTCAGCCAACGACAACAAAACGATTATCAGAGACAAAATCCGCTTACAACGCATTTTCATCATTGTTATGGAAATTCTCAAAAAGAAAGCAAAGCTGATCACTTCATTTATCAGGCGAGAGATGCCTCTCTTTTTTCTTGTTCCGGTGGGAAGGGAATTGGTTTAGTCGGGGCAGGCAAGCGCCCAATGCTATCAACTTTATCCCACTGCTTCGGTGGTGGTCTAGCTGCTCTTGGCAACAATCTTCCCTTCTTTTCAAACCACTCCGGCTTCAGCAATGCCCGGAAGCCCAACTTGTTGTAATACACTCTTCTTACAGACCCACCTGCAGCCTCAACTGCTTCCTTTGCACGAACGGTCACCCTCGACACCTGCAAACTTGAACTCTGTTTATGAGTACACTTTTTGTAGCATGAAGTGTCGAAGGCAATTTGACTGAAGACAATAAGGTTAAGGTCAGTAAATTCCATGGTAAAACATAACTGTTATTTTAGTTTGCATTGAATTCTAGGATAAAGCCCAACTTCAACAAATGAATAAGTTAATTGATAAATAAAGTTTCTACAGCTATAAATTTTGGATGCTGCAATGGAAATCAAATAGATTTGCAGCACAATTCTAACTGTTTTCCAAATTAAAGAACTATTACATTTCACCTCACTGAGAATCATGCACTTGGTCCGCCATAGATGCCCTGATGTAAACTCCAATcaacacgcgttgagacccaacaatcaatattgaaatacttgtcaaatgatgcgaacctcaaccgacacgcgttGAAACCCAACATCATTTCCCCGCATCATGCCCAGTCAAGCTTATTTCTctattacttttttattttttccaccGCAAGCAAAAGGGCATTGGTACATCAATAAAGTTGCCGTCATGTTACAGACCCCCAACTCCCTAATCAACTAAGACCCGACTCAGTTTCTGAAATAGCCTTACATGTAAAGCTACATCCCCCCACTCCCTAATCAACTAAAACCCCACTTTCAGTGAGAATTTCATCTGATTAAGAAGTTGGATTAAGGAATTATTGGATTTTAGCCTAGTAGACTTGGGAGCAATTAATTAGGATTTATGTTATGTATGGGTTTGTTTTTAATTTATATGTCTTAagtttttttactttttttttttatagttttgtAAGGGGTATCTGTAATTTTAATCATTTTAGCTTTCCTATATGTATTAGTAGGTCAAATTGTTGTAGGTGATTTATGTGAATTTGAATAGAGAAGTTAAACATGGGTATCAAACACCCTCCCCACCAAAACTAttcttcctctctttttttttcttcccttctctaTTGCTCTTCCAATTTCTCTCTTGCAATAATTCTACATTGCCGTTCTGCATCACTCATGCACACCACTACTTTTTATGCCCCAATCCTCTTCTCTTTTTATCCTCTCCTCTCTTTTCTTGCTTCCATGTGAAACCAAAGAAAAATCCTCCGAAAAAACAAACAAGACCAAAGAACTTGGTAAGATCCGCCTGGTTACTTCGAGGCACTAAGTATTTTGAAGCTCTATGGCTGCATTAAGAGTTGGCcacatgaaaatgaaaatattttcctcCATTTAACATTGTTGAATGACCAATTAACCAAAAcagagcctcttgcaaaaatgcaaggtaaggctgcatactataaACTCATTGTGGTCTGCCGCTTCCCCGGACCCTGCATACTTGGGAGCTTTGTGCATCAAACTGCCCTTTTTTTTTAGTTATCTAATTTACATAAAATTTTTCATAGCTTACCTAATTTACACAATAGTAAAATGCATTTAAATGATCAAAATCACACGGTGCAAATACAAATCTTGTTGAGTGAAGTTTCAATAGCTGCTGAGCTAATGCCAATTAAAATAAAGCAAAGACGTAGCATAGGTTCGAGCATTACAAAATCtttgaagagagagagataaagtgACAGACTGCTGGAGACTGAGGAGCATTAATAATACTGTTGGGAATTCCACTTACGAATTTGTCGCACAttgaaaaaataaagtaaaagatgGGTGTTTATATGCATGGTTGGGCTCAATACCTTATAGGCATAAGATTTTGCGTCAAGTTGATGCTCAACCATATATATCAAGTCCATCCATGGATTTCTCCAatactaacaagtggtatcaaagccgacCATTTGTAGCTTTAGGTGAAAGACATCATAAAGTTGAGGTGTGAAGCTAATTGTCCTGATGTGTTAACAATTGGAGGATCAAATGTGTGACTGAGGACAATAACGATCATCTAGGTCTAGTAAGAAGGATCCAATAGGGTTAACACATGGAAGGACACCAGGAGCGTGActaaggccaataaggatcatctggCCTAATAAGATGGatttgaatagggtcaagacgtgagaggtagaaTGTATTTGGAGGCACGTGAAATGCAATCTAAGGCACATAAGGCAGTAAggctcacttgagcaactgttgaaGAATAGGGCTTGATCCCACAAGTAAGATGGTTTCCACTCAAGGATGAGAGTTCAAATTGGACTTAAGTGTCCATGCATGTGTTCTAAGAAACACATAGAAGAGGAGGCGGTGCTAAGTGGACTCCCATGGTTTCGTGCCCTTTCCCCTCATTAAGTAATGGCCGCTAATTGGTTGCAAGACAAGTAATGGCTTTCATCTAAGGGAGAGTAGTTTGAACTCACAAATGAGATagagattgttgaaaatttcatTTGTGAGTTTGTCCTACATTGAAAAAATAAAGTGAAAGATATGTGTTTATACACATCGTTGggctcaagacccaataggcttaagcttttaggtcaagttggtgctctCCCATGTATATCAAATCCACTCATGGACTCCAAAAATTATAACAAATACATTGCCGTTATGCTTAAGCTAACTTCTAGAGTACCATTAGGCAAGACtcaagaaagggaaaaaaaactttaaaaaaaaaatgccataCTGCCATAAGGAAGAATTGTTATACCGCATCATCCCAAGAAACAGCACATATCATATTCAGTCAGAGGAAATCATGATTCCTTGTCTCATTTTCCTAGAGGTCAGCATCATCAACATCCCGTCAATAACAGTAGACAACAATAAATCAAATTCTCAAAAATCTCATCAAAGCTTGACAAGCTATGGTCAATATAATATGGCAAAAAGCCTTCAAAATTACCTCAAGATGAATTGGCCACTTGATATGTTCAGCACCACGTCCCATCAACCTCACTCCATCTTTAATTTGCTTCCCTATTGCCCTCGTATCCTATTGCAGTAACAGTTATATGATAGATCAATCTCAaaccaaaattcatcatgcaaaAAATTTGAGGAAAGAAATTAAAATACTTACCATACCTTGAGAGTTTTCATAGTGATCAATTCAGAAGAATCTATCTTCCCTGCATTTATGAGATTGGCAATCTTTCCCAATCCCACTGGCTGTCACAAAGAATATGAGCAGTTTTAAGGAGTGTATTCAATGAAAGGTAATATAACAAAAAGTCCTCAAAACAGATAATGTCTGAAACAAAGAAGTTTTTTTCTGAATGATTTTTGTcaaaccatcacacataagtttCTGAGCTATGAACTTCGTTACTCTTAACCAAACATGATGGGGAATCTTCAGCCATATCATTTAAAGGCCAAGTTGCTTCCAACAGTGGGTGGCATCAGCATCAAATCATTCCACAGGTGCTGTAGCATGTCCATGTTACACCACTCACTGAGGTCCTGTTTAACTTCCTAGATGTGTGATTATTATATGATAAGCTCTTCATTTgatttcctttctttctttatgTTATTGAAGATGCGATGGCTGAAGCATCTTAGAGATAGCAGTCTCGTGTACAAAGGTTCCATCCACTCTCCAGCAAGGTCATTTTCTAAACTAGCTCTACTAAAAAgcataatatgaaaaataatgaatttaataaagtaatGAACAAATTATGCATATTAACAAGTTTCCAAAAGCATCAAGAATTTCTTTGAGAAGTCAAAAAATTTCAACTACAatgaaaacaaagaaataaataacGCAATGATCAATAAGTCTTACATCTCAAAAGATTTCAACTTCATTTTCTTACCTATGCATAATGTATATTTCCAGCAAATACAGGATCATTGTAGTAATAAATTTGAACATCAATCAACAAATTACATCCATCTGCAGAGGCCTGCTTCCCAAGTAAACTtgaaatttatgaatataaacCTTCTCAAATTTTGCCTAGTAGACTATGGTGCAACCATTTTCCTACCAATGAATACTGACAATGAATATGTCTGACAAAGCAAAAATACAGAGTTATTTGATTGAAGGGCCGTAACCCAAAGACAGATTTTTTCAACGAAGTTTAATCCTAGAAGGAGGGAGAACTAGGAGAATCAATGGTGGAGCTATAAAAAGCACAAACTTGGAAAAAGGCAGAAAATATTGGTCAAAAGAAGGATGCTAGAGGGGAGTAGCCAAGAGCCAAGACCTTGTCACAAGGCAGAATCAAACTTCTTACTCAGATCAAGTGTTGTAAGAAAGCCCCTTCAAACATGGTAAGGCTCCTAAGGCCTTAAACCTTATGGGTTTGCTATTGTTGCTAGAAAGAAACTAGAATTCTGAGGGTAAAGCTAAAAGACATGGGTGAATTCTCCATCAATGCAAAAAATCAAGATGCAAATGGAGTTCTCAAGGAAGGAAATGTAACTAAAACAAATTAAGGGAACTGTGATATTAGCTTCCTGAACTAATAACCACCATAAATGCAAGCTCCAGGTAACTACATAATCACATATACCATATATTCTGTACAAGCTTTTCATAGATATCAAGCATTAGTTTTATGATACAGGTTTGGTTCTGTTCAAgggaaaaattcattttttacaGTTTGCGATTTTAGACATCAATCAGAATAAGTGTCCACTTCTTAATCTCCACTGATCCAAAATAAACATTTGTAGCACATCCATAAACTGCATGAACATAGCACAATGCTTCTATCACACAGTTTGGTTTGCAATCTTTTAGTGACTCAGATTTCTGCATCGTCTACATCAAAAACAGCTAGTTTGGTCCCATGGCCATATTTTTTGAAAGTACAACGCACCAAAATCAGAAATGTTGCCAGAATAACTCTGATTGAAATTGCCTCTTCTTCCCCTTCCGCAATGATGGGCTCATGCTTTCCATTTGCACTCTCGCCACCATGTTTTtgcttgcatttttttttttttttttttttctagcagGACACTCACATTCGTTTCTGAATACTTGTAAACTGAATCTTGCAATTTCACTAataaattttcacattttttttgcTTTCAAATGGATCAATCACATGCTCAACACTATATCTTTAAATATGGGACCTAAGAGCCCATATCAATTACTGCAGCATCAATATTTGCATCCAAGCATAACTTGTTTCTTTTTGTTTCAAGCAAGACACTCACATTTGTTTCTGAATACTTGTAAACTGAATCTTGCaatttcactaataattatcactttttttttttttttttgctttcaaatGGATCAATTGCATGCTCAACACTATATCTTTAAACATGGGACCTAAGAGCCTATATCAATCACTGTGGCATCAACATTTGCATCCAAGCATTCCTACCTACTTTAATTTTGCGCAAAACCCACACCCATTATTTTAGAGTTCCCTTTACATAGAACCATAGCACACATACTCTGAAGTTGGTTCAATATGCAAAAGAAAATGTTTTATAGCTATTTCTCTTAAGTGGCTGGATTCGTTGACATAACTTCAAATCTAAAGATCAAAATATGTCAAAAAGGAGGGGGGTCTTATATTATATTCTCtgtcaaaatttgaaaattttcctcTTATTTGAATGCATCTCCTTGGCTAGTTCATAGTTATCTTATCTACCATTCAATCCATATGGACTAATCACTCTCTTTTCAATTCAATACATGGATAAGTAAAATCTAAACCAGTACTTCACTGGCCCTAAATTTAACCTGACTTCGTCACTTTTCCATGCTTACAACTAGAAATCAATATATTCCAGAGAACTGTAGATAATTTTAATATTCAGGTTACTATGAAGTTATATATCTTCAAAATTAATCATTATTTATAAACCGGTGAGGAGAAGTGATTTATAGGAGATACAGGGATACACCTATAATAACTAAAGACTTGAAAATTCCAACTTTTTATTGCCCCAAATTGTGCAGAATGACAGGAAAAGGAATGAAGTAGCCGACCTCAACAACCAGTTCCTCAGACTGACACACCTGCAACTAAAGACTGAATGAGTTCTAAAACCATCATTTCCACAATCTAGCAGCCATAAATAACATCAATTTTCGTTAAAAAATTCACTTTTCTTTCAATTATCAAACCGTCACATTTCAAACAATTTCCCCAAACAAAAAAGGCACGGAAatgaacatttaaaaaaaaaaaaaaagtacctGGAACTCAAGGCTAAAGGGATTCTTAAACCCTCGTTTTGGGACTCGGCGGCGGAGCGGCGTCTGGCCACCTTCAAAGCCAAATTTCATGGTACCTCTGGCCTTCTGCCCCTTGTGGCCTCTTCCCGCTGTCTTGCCCTTGCCGGACCCAATCCCGCGtcccttcctcttcttcttctgccTCGCCCCCGGATTGTCCCTCAGATCATTCAAACTCAGAAGGCTACTGTAGGCCCTAGTAAAACCCTCGCCAGATAAGAAGAAAACCCCACTGAGTTTAAGGTTAGGGCATTTTACGAACTGCAGAGGGAATGTCGATGCTGACGGTGGCGGAGGCGGCGGCAAGCTTAGGTGATGGGAAGCGGAGAAGCTGGATTTGCAGTAACTTGATAGCAATGAAGACAACCTTCTTCTGAACATTTTGGAGCTTTGGCCTAGCAGTGCCTGTCCTTCATAATAAAAGTGTTCTTCAATTCATAAGCACAAGCCCACTTTTGCAgcatttataaaaaattttcaaaaaatcagaacttttaaaaaaataatccacttcataaaaaaaataaataattgtttaatttacattaaaacataatttagcatatatatatataaataatttttaggacAAAAAATACTAATTTCCTTTCAGATTTAACAAAAAAACAATGACAACTCTCAAAAATTTTAAGAACCTCGATTTCAAACCTGAggtttgtaaaatatatataaatttctccttatattttataaaaaaaataatttttttaatagaaaatttatGTCTTTTTGATAAACCTTAGTAAAAGTCAgtgatatttttaaaacttcaaaggatatttatgatattttattctaattttatGGTCAAAATATATTAAGAATATGTGCTAAATACATCCAAGTCCTAATTAAAAATCTCAAACATTATGAATAAAAAATTGAACATGTTATAACTCAAACAAATTGTCAACGATGCATTATATTattacaatataataataattataacaatttttttgttttttaaatttttgttactATAACAATCTATTATTGTAATACCTTGCCCTTTATGGGAGCATTAATTTTCAACTCGGCAAAATAACGATAAtaatttagtaaaaaaaattatataatttcgATAGAATAGATTCCACTAAAATTTACCCATGAGAAAGCACGGAAATATAATTTTGCAAATATCTTTCATATTTAGGAAATACAAGATTACTGTTATGTTAGATTCTAATCTCAAAGTAAATATAAGTAAAATTTTATGAGAATCCTATATTTTCAAAGAATGTGAGATGGTTAGGTCATATTACAATCCAAAAATTGTAAGAATACGGTATCATCAATGTCACATTCCCGAGATGTTGAAAGATAATACATTACAAACTAATTGTACCTTAAAGAAGAAAGGGTTATtcaacattttaaaaaaatagtacataaagaaaatttttattttaaatgttttttataaaaaaaattcaacctaAACTAATGGCacttcttattattgttatattattgtcGAGTACCAAACTTTTAAATTTGTT
It encodes the following:
- the LOC131148870 gene encoding uncharacterized protein LOC131148870, whose translation is MFRRRLSSLLSSYCKSSFSASHHLSLPPPPPPSASTFPLQFVKCPNLKLSGVFFLSGEGFTRAYSSLLSLNDLRDNPGARQKKKRKGRGIGSGKGKTAGRGHKGQKARGTMKFGFEGGQTPLRRRVPKRGFKNPFSLEFQPVGLGKIANLINAGKIDSSELITMKTLKDTRAIGKQIKDGVRLMGRGAEHIKWPIHLEVSRVTVRAKEAVEAAGGSVRRVYYNKLGFRALLKPEWFEKKGRLLPRAARPPPKQWDKVDSIGRLPAPTKPIPFPPEQEKREASLA